The window CTTGCTGAATTTTGATTTAGTAACAAAGAATATCGACAATCATCTGAAAAGGCTATTtaaatattcctttctttttccaattACATTCAGCATAAGGCTGGATTTTTTTCCCATATACTTCAATCAAAACTTAAGAGATTTGCAAATATATAGAACAACGGTACTCTTCGAACTAATTTTCATTTCAGacaagtttttattaaaaagtctttatgtatggccaggcacagtggctcatgcctgtaatcccagcactttgggaggccgaggtgggcggatcacaaggtcaggagatgcagaccatcctggctaacatggtgaaaccccatctctactaaaaatacaaaaaaattagctgggcgtggtgtcacccacctatagtcccagctacttgggaggctgaggcaggagaatcacttgaacccaggaggttgcagtgagctgagactgcgccactgcactccagcctgggcaacagagcgagacgctgtctcaaaaaaaaaaaaaaaaaaaaaaaaaaaaagtcttacataTGCCAACATGTAATAAGGTTATTTGAAAATGGCTAAGTTTCAATTTCTTGGCATTAATCTTTAGTACAGAAATACTGACATAATCCCTATAAACAAAATCAGTTTGGAGTCAATTTTTTGAGAGCATAAAAAGATACTGTGACAGAAGTTAGAGAGCCACTGTTCttgtttttcacatatttaaaagatggtaaacacacacatacagattaTATTAATAAGTCTGTGTGTGACCTGCAAATGCTAAAATTTTTACTATCTGGacctttaaaaaacaagtttgctgtccagggatggtggctcacacctgtaatcccagcactttgggaggtgaggcaggtggataatctgaggtcaggagtttgagaccagcctgccgaacatgaagaaaccctgtctctattaaaaatacaaaattagccaggcatagtggtacatgcctataatctcagctactcaggaggctgaggcaggagaactgcttgaatctgggaggcggaggttgcggtgaggagagatcatgccactgcactccagcctgagcaacaagagcgcaactctgtctcaaaaacaaaacaaaaacataaacaaaaacaagttgCTGACTCCTGATCTACAAGAAGGCATCCAAAGGCAGGTATACTGGAAGGGATTTATTACTTATACCCTCAGAGGGCCCAGAGAATACATTCTTTACCAAGGCTTTgcaaaatacatgtttaaaaggCTCTGTAGTGGTGCTCTGTAGAaaacagagagcagagagagatgaGAACACTGAAATTCAATGAATTTAATGGGAATGACAGGCTTCTGGAGTGGCAGAGGTCAATTAGTGGCATTTCACCACCAGAAACATAATGCGGCTCTATCAcaggcaacagagccagagcAGTAATTAGAAGGTTTTGACCCAGAGAAATCTGCGGTCATGGTTGTCCGTAGGCCCTAATACAATGAACCGGTTAAAGACCtattaaaactgtaaaaacaaaacaaaacaaaacagaaaactctaAATCTAGTATTCAGAGGTTTAGCTTATCAAGAGAATTCTAACCTTCACCTAATTCCAAGATCTGAGTTAGTTATCAACTACGATGCTGAAGAGATCTACAGCCATTTTCCAGACTCCTGGGGGAATACTGAACACCGGCTCTGAGAGGACTGTAGTGACTGTGGTCCACCAGGAGGAGGAGATTATTGGTGCTCATGTGACAGAGTTTGGGCCCAATGGTTCCCTCATCGAGACAGGAACAAGTTGAATAACCCTTAATGGAAATGCTTGGGAGCAGAAGTGCTCTGAATTTCAGATTCTGGAATACTTGTGTTATATTTACCAGTTGAGTATACCAAatgtgaaaatccaaaatccaaaaggctccaatgagcatttccttcaAGCATCATGTCAgggctcaaaaagtttcagatcttggagcattttggatttgggaCACTCATCCTTACAGACTAGCAGAATCCCCGTGTTGCTTCCCTTACTCGTGGAACAAGGACTATTATGGTAGAAAAGGCCAAGTAAAATTCCTAAAACTCTCACTTCACATGACACAGGGGAGGGAGGTTTCTATCATGTTCTCATTCAACGTAAGTATGTGTCCTGTCCAGAAGACATGGAGACAAACAAtggattttaatgaaatttttcaGGTGGAGACTATTTAAAAGTGGTAAGGCAAGACACAggttgaaatatatatgtattcactTGGAGAATTAATGATAGAATGAATTGACATATTAATTATGTTCTAGAAACTGTTTATTGGGTCACAAAACCCCcttcaaagattaaaaataaaaatactaaaaaccatCTTCTGTGATTAAAAGGCAGTAACATCAGacagtaacaataataaaaatataaaaacaccaCCAATCCACAACCAAAGTATCATACCTgcaatttaaaaacatctttcaaacacagaggaaataactgaaattgtattaagaaaataacaataaggAACACTCTACATGTTCCTATCTATGATTTAGCCTTTAGTAAACAATATGCAGAAGACAATTTTACAGTCTTTTATATACTAAACTTAAAGAAAACACATATAAGTAATTTTCTACTGAAGCGTTTAGGAAAAAAGTGCGAATAAAGAGAAActtagaaggaaaaacaaagagctctttaaaacatttcaaactttCAACAAAACATTTCTCGGAAAATCCAAACTgctgattcattttttaaaagccactcATGGATTTAGTCTGTTAGTTCTGTTTGCAAGAAACACTGACAAAGGGTAAAAGTTTTTACTTCATGAAAATACCCTAGTTGCTACATTTACCCAAGGTAAATGAGTAAATCAAGGTACTATGATTACACACACTTACAAAAACACACGAATcactgatattttaattttataattatagacTAAACTGAATTCTTACCTTTTTGCTATTTGGTTCTCAagatgttttactttttctaataACTGTTTCTCAACAACTTCTCTCTCCAATATAAATTCTTTTAGGGCAGTCTGAATAGCTTCATCTTTTTCACAATTAAGCTTCTGAATTAACTGTTCTCTGTCTTGTTCCTGGCTGATGaccaatttttgtttgtctttctcaAGGTTCTGGATAATAgcttcatatttctcttcttgttgggtgattttttcatctttctgtttttcaagaGCACTCAATTCTGAGTTCAATTTACTCTGCAGTTCAATTATTTGTTCTTTCAGggtgttttctatttcaaatgCTTGGTGATGCAAAGATGTTACTTTGTTTAATTCAGCTTTAAGTACACTAGATTCTTCTTCATGTCTACTAATTAACTCAGAAATACACTGATCTTTTTCAATTGTCATTAACGTTCTTAGCTCTGCTAAGCCCACCTgataattttcattattatccTGAATCTTCTGGTTGAGTTTACTAATTTCTGTTCTCAAATTTTCTGTCTCCTGTTCAAGAAGAGATTTCAAGGTCTCCTTCTGCTGGGCTCTGCTTTCTTCcagcaaaatttttatttcatcagtTTCTGCTTCCTTCAATGCAAGTTCAACCTCTAACTTGCATCTCATGTCTGACAAATCAGAAACCTTGAGTTTTAATTCCTGTAACTGTTGTTCTTTTTCCTGGATAACTGCAGCATGAGATTCTTGTATTTGATTAATTAtttgttggttttccttttttaattccTCCAAAGAAACTCTGTGGTCTGTCATAACCTTCTCAAACTCTTGTATGTGCCTAACCTGAAGTGTGTCCTCTAATTCCTTTAGATGACTTTGCTCCAAAGACTGAAGTTCTGCCCTCAATAACTGTAACTTCTCATCATTTTCAACATGGAGCTTTTTTAAGTCTTCTAACACTATTTCTCGTGACTGCTTCAGTTCTTTAATTTCACAATTTTGGGAGTGcattatattttccatttctaacaACTTCTGATCCTTTTCATTCTGCAGGCAGATTACAGCTTCTTTTTCATGTTTAACCAAAGCAaattcattatctttattttgtaaaacctCCTCAAGGCATACTAACTCTcccttcaattttttaattttgttttcattctcttcaGTTTCCTTTATTAGTGCATCAAGTTTACcttcatattcattttttaaagactgtagttctttttgatgtttttcttttagtgttaTTTCCAGagaacattttactttttcaataaTGTTTCTTATTTCTACTGCTGTACATTTTAATGAATTTGAGAAGTCACACTGTTCTTTTTGTACAAATGTTCTAAAGTGGCAAAGGTCTTCCCTAATGGTTTGTATACTGAAGTGAGAGTCTTGGGCAACAACTCTACATCTTTCTAACTGGACATTCAGAGAAGCATGATCTCCAAAATTCTCCTTACCACATACATTTGTATCCTGCATACGTCTACTGTCTATTGCATTGATAACTGATGAATAAAGTGATTCCACCATCATTTCTGGGCTTTGTGGATCACTTATAGGATTAGGAGATGACAGATTTTCTTCTATTACAAACTCATTCACAGCAGACATAAAATCTGATTCAGGACTTTCTGCTAATGAATCCAAGTCTAAAGAAACTTGGTGAATAGTCTGTTCTATGTTTGGATGGGGAATAGTTTCAAAATCAAATGTATGTGCATCAATGCTATCTGGAGATAATTCTTCTAAGGGACAAACTGCAGGACATAAGGGATCCTGAACAGTCAGCGGTGGAGGAGTTCTCGGTGAGGTAGTAGTTGTAATTCCTGCTGTACTTTCCATCCTTGGTGAAGAAGCAGACTGTGGGGATGTCTGACTCACAGATgcctggaaaacagaaagaaaggcttAAAGAGCTGCACCAACACAAACATTTTTCACTAATGAAGAAAACTGTTTGAAAGAACTGAATTTGCCTTTTGTTCACTCAGTAGATCTGTAATGGTCTGTGACATTTCATCCAAACTTTGTGCTGCTTTTACCAAATTATGTAGAGCAAGTACATGCTGGTGTAGAGGTTCAAAATCACAAAGTAAGGGAACCCTGAAACAGAATACAATGAAATTAGACTTCTGATTTCTTAATGAAATAGCAGATAACAGCTACCAAATATTTTGATATGTCAAAAATAACAAGAGCCTTatcattccttttaaaattaataccaGAAGTACTTTAAGAACTTTGTGTCATAATCAGTAAAGTAAAAACTTAGGGCCAAGcgtggtggatcacacctataattctagcactttgggaggcctaggcaggcggatcacgaggtcaggagttcgagactggcctggccaacatggtgaaaccgtatctctactaaaaatacaaaaattagcagggcgtggtgatgggctcctgtaatcccagctactcaggagactgaggcaggagaactgctggaacatgggaggtgaaggttgcagtgagccgatatcgcgccactgcgctccagcctgggtgagcctGTCTGAgacagacagagcgagactccgtctcaagaaaaaaatatatacatataaaaagtcAGAAATTTCCCAACAGCATGCAAAAAGTAactactggaaaaaaataattacatgtaaGGCATACCTTCCTTTACTTTACCTTCATTTTCGATCATTTTTTATTCCTCAGAAATTTCTCAAAGCAGTCACAGGAAAGCCAGTCtatcataaatatttcttatcttGGCACCTCTTAAGATTACTGGTACTACCTGGCACAACTccagaataataaaaacattttaaggttataaattagtttaaaataCTGATGACATTTACCTGAGGAATGGCTGAACTTCCGAAGGACAAAATGATTGCAGAAACTGTAAATCTTTTAATGAAATATCTGGAAGTTCACAGTCAAACTTTCGAGGCTTCTGAGtctgtaccaaaaaataaattaattaaaaattttttaaacaaaaaacagaggGCAAATTTATATGATTTATTACTATAATTAAATTTACTATACCAAACAAACTAAAATGCTTTAAatgattaagaaacaaaaaaagaaatatcattcaATAAAGATATGGCATATTATTTTTCTGAGCCTTTAGTAAACTGGGACGTGAACTGCTAGTGATCAAGGGATGCGCTTGTTCCTCCCCTTCTCTGTGTTTAGCATCATTTTATGGGAATTACAGTATTCCTATCCtgtatgtatgtgcgtgtgtgtgtgtgtgtatatatataaatacaaatttatatatatatataaataaagtcactaatatattaaaatatacacatgtattttttttcccatgtAACACTTTCTTATTTGCTGTTCCCTTGACCTTTCCATTACATATTCCAGAAGACAAAGTGTTGGTCAATTTTAGcttctataaaaaatattaactggtAAATCCTACCAATTCGTTATTTATAAAATTGCCAAGAgttgcattaaaaaaaacttcaatAGTTTTAAATCATTACTCAAGCAGATGTGGAGATGTCAAGATGTTCTTCATAAAAAAGAGTTTTCAGATAAATAAGTAGGGGAATCGCTATGTCACCAATTCttagatattaaaaaatacatacatttaaaacacTAAGAAATCCTGCAGTACAGAAACATGTTTAACAGCTAAGcacagctaggcgtggtggttcacacctgtaacctgaACAATTTgggagaccagcgtgggcaaaaacacttggggccaggagtttgagatcagctggccaacatggtgaaaccctatctctactaaaatacaaaaacttagccggatgcggtggcaggcacctgtagtcccagctacttgggaggctgaggcacaagaatagtttgaacccaggaggtagaggttgcagtgaaacaagatcgtgccattgcactccagcctggacaacagagcaagactctgtctccaaaacaacaacaacacagctAAGCAGTACATCTGATGGGGGTAAAAGTCCCCATATTGCTTTGATCATGGAAACGTTTCTTCTCATGTAATAAAATTAATGACCCCAGATAATAATGGTTAAGAAATATACCAAACTAATGTTTAATTTCAGTGAAGTCTAACTGAGGCTTTATTATTCTGATTTGTCAAAATATAAAGGGGGGTGGTGTGAAAATATAGAAGGgcaaggaggaggcagaggctgtaaaggaggagggaggaagagcagtggaagaaagaggagggaaggatggaaagaaaaaaaggaagagacaagaaaacaaaaaaaactaagtgAATCTATTTCTACCAATCCTAACAGTGCAGTATAAGGTATCTTCCTGTGTTATGAAGattctttataaaaaattatgaatgcaAATATCAATCTTTACGCTGACTTTTATCAAGCTTTATGCTGACTTTTAaagtcaaaaacatttttattttgatttttttaaaaccacaacaaTTTCTGCAAGTTTCTGATAAATGCCTCTACTTctggaaaaaaggttttaaaacatACGGAATTTAGTCATggttagaaaataaatacatacacaaaaggAAGGGGGCCAGGAGTCCAGTCCCCTAAACAGACGATTTCTTAAAAAAGACTTCCCTGTATAAAGAAATTAACAATATGGTTATTTTAGAGCTTTATTTAAGGCAAAAAATTATCTCTTGGTTTTGAAAAAGTAAACTAAAAGTTGACAGTACTTCaagtttaaaatttaacaatGGATTCAATTCTATACACTTTAAAAGGAATATTTCCTAGATATCAATGGTAATGAACAGCATATACATAAAGTATGCTACAGAAATCCAAGCTTataaaaacttttttcctttacaaaAGTAATTGAAATTATTAATGAACACTTACTAAATAATTTCCCAAAGGATTCCCTTTTTGATTTTTCTGCTTCATATAATCTCTTTCCATCTTTGACTAAAGCACCAGCCCACTAGAAGAGGAACGCTTATGTTAAACATAAACATACACCAATTCATTAAACTTCATATACagttaaaatagaattcaaattgCATACCTCCCTGTAGTGTTTtatgaacatttttcttcttacaaCCTCAACAACAGCTAAGCAGTACATCTGAGGAACTGTACTAAGAGCTTCAACAATTTTGACTCTTTCTAACAGCTCTATCACGAGGCGGAGCAAAGCTTGTAACTTCTCTCCATCTTGATCAGCATGAAGCATTACAAAGCAACACCACCTAGAGAAGAAAAtccattattttcaaaattcacaAAACTTTACTTAGTTACTTAGTAAGTTTACTAACTTAGTTAAGCCAAATAAATCAAGATATATAAGCTCTACAAAATTCAAAAATGGCAAGGGAAAAACCACCCCatcatttgggagaaaaaaatacaaacatccactctaaacatctttttttttttttttttttgagacggagtcttgctctgtcacccaggctggagtgcagtggccggatctcagctcactgcaagctccgcctcccgggttcatgccattctcctgcctcagcctcccgagtagctgggactacaggcgcccgtcacctcgcccggctagttttttgtattttttagagatggggtttcaccgtgctagccaggatggtctcgatctcctgacctcgtgatccacccgtctcggcctcccaaagtgctgggattacaggcttgagccaccgcgcccagccaactctAAACATcttaaaacagatatataaatgaATCACTTACTTCAGTCTGACATGTAGGTTATTTGCTAGTTCTTGTTTGGCAGTGGTACACTTCTGCTTAATATCTAAGAGTTTTCTATGATTTTGCAACATAATCATCAACTGATTCGCGTGACTCAGGCATAAATCAGGTAATACGGATGCATCCTTTAAGTTTTCAGCTCTCTTCTGATTAGCTAAAAATCCCTTtgagaaaaaaagtgtttcaaaggacattaattttgtttcatgAAAGGTATGGACATTCAGTTAAGTGGAAAATCTTTATGTTAAACACAGCCTGTTCTGCGCCTTCTAATAATAATTAAATCCTCTATTTTTCTTGAATGTAGAAGATGCATAAATGGCACAAGACCTAAAATTTTTAAGAATCCTATGctcatctttaatttttcaaactagaagaaaacaaaggctgGAAAGATAAAGCCACTTAGCCAAGGACATATTTAGTAGTCGATGAGAACTAGAAGCTGTGTGTCTAGACTCCTATAGCATTATCGGTCAGTGACAGCACAAACAAAACAAGGTCACTGAAAAACAATGAGGGATTTAATAGTACATTAGACACtttcccaaaatacaaaaataataaaatgccctTATAATATTTATCGAAAAGTCACTGCCCTCTCCAGTTATCTCTGGACTATATTTTGTTCCACTGATCTGTGCTCCCATCACTAGGACAATGACTGAATTGTGTGATTTTGCACACAGTTAATACTTTATTATTTGGTAGAAAAAcctttttctggtttttcttaGCTGTCCTTACTCATTTGTTTTTGTAGGTAAACAGTGTATCTGTCAAGTAGGGATTGTTTAAGTTACTAATTAATTTTGATAGATTTGTCATAATCTTCCTTCATATCTCCCAagtatatttagttttctttatatgtGGTCCAAAGATAACCTAATAAGGTTATTACTTCATACTTTATTGCTACCACAAAGTCTTTTCCTATGCTATATACTAAGTGGCTTATATGCAATAATGCTTTAGGTTTTGTACATCCATCTGATTGCTCTATTGATAGTGTAAATAAATCATTATCCTTCTAGGAACTTAACTTTATGACCAGCTAAAGGATAAGTGTGTCTTCCAATTTTCTGGTAGTTCTCTGTTTCATGTTTTCCTAAATATTACAATATTTAGATTTAAATGATGTATATTAAAGCCAAACTGGTTCAATATCCGAAAACAAGACACTGTAAGCTTTTTCCTTTCAAGATACTCTTTGGTTAACTGCAACtataatttttctataatgtaatctattaaaaaacaatttgctACTTTTATCTCCTTTCGCAAAGTCTGGTTTTCAATTACTTTTTATTGAATCCATGAAAAATATAGAATCAATCCCAAATCTAAATTCTAGACCATTAGTAAAGGATTTCCTGACACCAAAGCATGTAAGTACCGTATtgctaaaagaaggaaaaaatactgtttttcaatAAATTGAATTCCATATTTGCTCAACCATCCTCAATATAATCCAGACCAAATAGAAAAAATCCTCACAAATCATATAGTACTAATTACTAATATTTCTACACACAAATAAGGTTTGACAGCTACATGATAGCACTACAGCACTCACAATCCTGTTACAGATGCATTCTGCCAACTTTGGTTTGGGAAGAAAACTCCCTGATATTTCCTAATTTTGCTGATACCCCTCAAGGATACGAATGGCTAGAGAATGAATATTCAGGGCTCCAGTGCTACACAGCTTCATAGGTTTGGTGAGtgagcttttgttttgttttttgtttttttgccaaaACCATGTAGAAGGGTCTACAACAAATCCTCATAAATGTTGTGGTTTCAAGAAATTACCCCTTCAAAGGCATTTGAAATGGTATCTTATGAAATGTTCAGGCAATAAATAATAAGTCCCTTTCCacaatttcttttcccttttaattgGGAGTGGTTTTAAGTTTTAATTGCTATATAGCTAGAATGTATTATACTACATTGTAAATGTATTTAGCAAGATGTTAAATCAGCTCCTAAAACTGGCTAATCGGAATTTATCTAATTTTCACCAACCACATTCTGAAGGAAGTACTGACAAACTATCTGCAACAGGGAAATACCATTGGCAGCAACAAAAGTAACTGATGAGAtatctgtaaataaaaattttacactaGCCAGAGGCTAGATAGAATTGTAACATTtctcaaatacaaaaaaacacaaatccaaattctcattttattaaGTATTGATGTGTTCCTACTATGTATGTATCAGGAATGTGTGGTAAGGCCTTATAGATAGAGCAATGGAAGACAGACTAGTGTCCTGCCTCCTTGGAGCTTATATTCTGGAAAGAGACTGTATTAAAAAGCATGTAATTAATAATTACAATTGCGGTACAGGATAAGTATAGCATACTAAGAGAAAATAAACCTGATGATGTGACCAAGACTTCAAGACTGGAAATGTCTGGCTAAGGAAGTGATGCTTCTGCTAAAACATTGATTCTGTACATCCCTTGGCAGCCCAAATCATGACAATATAGGTGTGAAAAGTTGTCTCACTTACCATATACCTCCTAGCTTCAACTGGGTATCCCTTTTCTCTCATGAGCTCACTGAAAATAATCTTACTAACTGAATCCTCTCACACTCAGATTCACTCAGGCACACTCAACTGAAATCTGTCTACCTCGGGGTCTACATTTCTGCCTCACAATTTTGCTCCCAATATACAATCAGACAACATAGATGACTTCTAAAAACACTTATTATGAATACTTAGGAGTATCAAAAAATATCCATTGGAGAActtaaataatcaaatatttaattgcctcaaaatgtttaaaaggaCTATACCACTCAggtatcaaagaaagaaaagatattttataaaagtaagaATATTATCTATAGTATTCATTTGGTGTTCTTTATAGTCCATGAGATACCATAGtttaaaacaatagcaaaataCTACAAATAAATTAGGGGGAACGAAGATGTAGAAACAGGATGCTCTATGAGCATAAGACAACAAACTCTAACTTTGTAATTTTCATCGGAACAGAAATTCTCACTCAATTTTACTTCAGTTTGGATTCAGGGAGGTTACATGGTCAGATTtagaaagcaaacaagaaaacCTCAAATACGCAAATAATGCATTCTTCCATTTTGAGAAAATAGTATTATCACCCCAACTATACTcccagaaaaatacttttttccttgTATGACAAAACTCCATTTGTTGAAACCAAGTAGACTTGAGGGCAATATCagcaataaatatctttttatattattaacaaATACAAAACCATCCAACGTACCTGACTAATTGACTGTTGAAGTGATACAAAGCAGGAGGACTaacagcaatattttaaaatattgagagaTTAAGGGGAGcaaagaaaaagcagagagagaaaactgGAGTGTCTAAGGTAAGAGAATTGAAAGCCCTGGTTTATTCCATCTGAGAAACAGATATAAAGAAattcacaggtttttttttttttaaagcaacaatgattttaaatataaaaaaatgaacaaaaacaagtAATCTGCATCTGATCAGCTTGCTGCACTTTGGAAAAGGCTTAACTTAAGCCAGTGTGGtactgagattttctttttttttttttttaaattatactttaagttctagggtatatgtggataacgtgcaggtttgttacatatgtatacttgtgccatgttggtgtgctgcacccatcaactcgtcagcacccatcaactcgtcatttacatcaggtataactcccaatgcaatccttcccccctccccactccctgtgataggccctggtgtgtgatgttccccttcccgagtccaagtgattttattgttcagttcccacctatgagtgagaacatgcggtatttggttttctgttcttgtgatagtttgctgagaatgatggtttccagctgcatccatgtccctacaaaggacacaaactcatccttttttatggctgcatagtattccatggtgtatatgtgccacattttcttaatccagtctgtcactgatggacatttgggttgattccaagtctttgctattgtgaatagtgccacaatgaacatatgtgtgcatgtgtctttatagcagcatgatttataatcctttgggtatatactcagtaatgggatggctgggtcatatggtacttctagttctagatccttgaggaatcaccatactgttttccataatggttgaacaggtttacaatcccaccaacagtgtaaaagtgttcctatttctccacatcctctccagcacctgttgtttcctggctttttaatgattgccattctaaccggtgtgagatggtatctcattgtggttttgatttgcatttctctgatggccagtgatgatgagcattttttcatgtgtctgttggctgtatgaatgtcttcttttgagaaatgtctgttcatatcctttgcccacttttcgatggggttgtttgtctttttcttgtaaatttgtttgagttctttgtaggttctggatattagccctttgtcagatgagtagattgcaaaaattttctcccattctgtaggttgcctgctcactctgatggtagtttcttttgctgtgcagaagctctttagtttgatgagatcccatttgtcaattttggcttttgctgccgttgcttttggtgttttagacatgaagtctttgcccatgcctatgtcctgaatggtactacctaggttttcctctaggatttttatggtattaggtctaacatttaagtctctaatccatcttgaattaattttcgtataaggagtaaggaaaggatccagtttcagctttctacttatggctagccagttttcccag of the Chlorocebus sabaeus isolate Y175 chromosome 8, mChlSab1.0.hap1, whole genome shotgun sequence genome contains:
- the RB1CC1 gene encoding RB1-inducible coiled-coil protein 1 isoform X2 codes for the protein MKLYVFLVNTGTTLTFDTELTVQTVADLKHAIQSKYKIAIQHQVLVVNGGECMAADRRVCTYSAGTDTNPIFLFNKEMILCDRPPAIPKTTFSTENDMEIKVEESLMMPAVFHTVASRTQLAVEMYEVAKKLCSFCEGLVHDEHLQHQGWAAIMANLEDCSNSYQKLLFKFESIYSNYLQSIEDIKLKLTHLGTAVSVMAKIPLLECLTRHSYRECLGRLDSLPEHEGPEKAEMKRSTELVLSPDMPRTTNQSLLTSFPKSVEHVSPDTTDAESGKEIRESCQSTVHQQDETTIDTKDGDLPFFNVSLLDWINVQDRPNDVESLVRKCFDSMSRLDPRIIRPFIAECRQTIAKLDNQNMKAIKGLEDRLYALDQMIASCGRLVNEQKELAQGFLANQKRAENLKDASVLPDLCLSHANQLMIMLQNHRKLLDIKQKCTTAKQELANNLHVRLKWCCFVMLHADQDGEKLQALLRLVIELLERVKIVEALSTVPQMYCLAVVEVVRRKMFIKHYREWAGALVKDGKRLYEAEKSKRESFGKLFRKSFLRNRLFRGLDSWPPSFCTQKPRKFDCELPDISLKDLQFLQSFCPSEVQPFLRVPLLCDFEPLHQHVLALHNLVKAAQSLDEMSQTITDLLSEQKASVSQTSPQSASSPRMESTAGITTTTSPRTPPPLTVQDPLCPAVCPLEELSPDSIDAHTFDFETIPHPNIEQTIHQVSLDLDSLAESPESDFMSAVNEFVIEENLSSPNPISDPQSPEMMVESLYSSVINAIDSRRMQDTNVCGKENFGDHASLNVQLERCRVVAQDSHFSIQTIREDLCHFRTFVQKEQCDFSNSLKCTAVEIRNIIEKVKCSLEITLKEKHQKELQSLKNEYEGKLDALIKETEENENKIKKLKGELVCLEEVLQNKDNEFALVKHEKEAVICLQNEKDQKLLEMENIMHSQNCEIKELKQSREIVLEDLKKLHVENDEKLQLLRAELQSLEQSHLKELEDTLQVRHIQEFEKVMTDHRVSLEELKKENQQIINQIQESHAAVIQEKEQQLQELKLKVSDLSDMRCKLEVELALKEAETDEIKILLEESRAQQKETLKSLLEQETENLRTEISKLNQKIQDNNENYQVGLAELRTLMTIEKDQCISELISRHEEESSVLKAELNKVTSLHHQAFEIENTLKEQIIELQSKLNSELSALEKQKDEKITQQEEKYEAIIQNLEKDKQKLVISQEQDREQLIQKLNCEKDEAIQTALKEFILEREVVEKQLLEKVKHLENQIAKSPAIDSTREDSSSLVAELQEKLQEEKAKFLEQLEEQEKRKNEEMQNVRTSLIAEQQTNFNTVLTREKMRKENIINDLSDKLKSTMQQQERDKDLIESLSEDRARLLEEKKKLEEEVSKLRSSSFVPSPYVATAPELYGACAPELPGESDRSAVETADEGRVDSAMETSMMSVQENIHMLSEEKQRIMLLERTLQLKEEENKRLNQRLMSQSMSSVSSRHSEKIAIRDFQVGDLVLIILDERHDNYVLFTVSPTLYFLHSESLPALDLKPASGASRRPWVLGKVMEKEYCQAKKAQNRFKVPLGTKFYRVKAVSWNKKV